TTCTTATGAATATTTCAAGGGATATGTTGCTTTGGGTGTAGAAAATGAAAAAGGAGAGCTTGTACTCATATCTAAGCCTCAAGAATTAAGCATACGAGAAAGATATGACAAAGGGGAGTATCTGGCAGTAAGAACTTTTTCCTTCGATTATGCTTTTCCTGTTGGCATAACTAAAGTGATGCCTGTGTTTAGTTATGATTGTGAATCCTGGAAGAAATGTGATTCTTCTTTTCTTCTTACTGCAACCGACACGAATATTGCAACCACAGAAATTTCAGACTATATTACGGCGACTGTGACTGTTGAAGATCGGGCTGTACGTAACTTGCCCACTCAATTTAATGTGACAATACGTAATGATATGCCTGATGAAGTCTTCGATATATTTAGTTTGTATATTAGTGATACTAGAACCAAACCTAACAAAAGAAGTTCTTTTTATGCTTTCACCATTCCTGCCCATGGTGAAATTACAAAGTCTTTTTTTGCAACTCCAACTTCTGAAAAGATTTATTTTTGGCTCAATAAATTAAATTATGAGGTAATTAGTGGTGAATTTATAACTACGGTCGAAGGGGAAACTCCAGTTTTAACCCTTACGGAAGCTTCTTCAAATGCTACGCCAAATCTGTACGAAACCCAAAACTCATATTATTATGGTAATCTTGTAAAATTGCCTAGTACGACAGAAGATAAAGCGAGATTCACTTATGCCATACAAAATACTGGGGGTAAAACTTGTAAAACATGTATTGTCAATATTTCGGGAATCTCTAGTGGCTTGTCAAAAATCATAACTCGTACCTTAACTATAGACAAAGGTCAGACTGTAAAATTATTAATCGAAGTTTCTCCTGAAGAATTGGAAAGCCGCTTCATAGATTGTAGGCTAAAGTTTGCAAATGATGGAGTTGATGTTTCTTCGAATCTCGAAGGACAGAAAATCAACTTTGTAAATGACAATAGGTATTATCCTCTATCTGTAGGAACATTATGGCTTTATATTAATGACCCAAACGCAACGCAAATTTCTCTTCCAAGCCAAAATCTTGCCTTTGTAAAAGGAGGTAAAGGAGAAATTTGTATTAGCTATGCTAAAGCTGGGCGCATAATGATTTATAATTTAGCTGCTCAACTCGTGAAGGCCATGGACGTTGTTCCTGATATAGTATATAGTATTCCTTTGCCAAGTGGTATCTATCTTATTGATGGAAAAAAGGTAATGGTAAAATAAATGTTGGAAAAATAATCAGAAATCCCATCATTCCCAATAAGAGAATGATGGGATTTTTCTTGCGATTTGTGTAAGCGGCTCCGCGTTTATACCTTGCATAATTGAAAAAAGCAGTAATAGCTGATTGAATAATGCTGTTACTGCTTTTTCCATCTGTCAGGAAGCAAGTCTCTGTATTTTTCCAATGGAGTATTTGGTTGCCATTCTACGGTCTTTTCTATGACGTCGCTAATGTATTCGAACAGATTAATGCCATTCATTTTGCATGAGATGGCGATAGAATATAGGATAGCTCCTCGTCTTGCCCCTTCGTGCGAACCAAAGAATAATGAGTTTCTTCTCGACAGCGATATGTACCTCTGGATTCTCTCAATATAATTGTTGTCGAGAGCAGTATCACCTCTTTTAAAAATGTCACAAATGGCATTATACTCGTTAAGGGCATAGCCGACGGCTTGCGCCAAGGGCGATTTGGGCAGCAAATCCTTCCTGGAAGATAATTCCTCCAGTTTCTCTAATAAATCCTGCAAAATGTCCGGTGCGTATGATTGCCGATAAGCCAGATGTTTCTCTATTGTCCATCCATTTACGCCAACCTTATGCTTTTTGTCTTCTTGATAAAATCTGTTGATGATGCCTGCTACTTCCTGTGCATCCTTGTCGTTCTTGCCACAGTCGATGAAGTTTCTCTTGACATGCTGCAGACAGGCAATTCTCATAATGTCCGGATAAGCATCCGACTCCAGCTTCCGGTAAGGAGCATATGCATCACTCTGTACTGTACCTTTATAATCCGAGAACACATCAAGTATGATCTGCTCAGAACGTGATCCAGCCTCATATACGAAGAACACAAGTCCCAGTTTAGGTGCGCTTACCGCCCACAGGTAACCTTTCTTCGAGCCATTGTCTGTAGGCTTTACCCTCGTCAGCAGTACTTTATGATAAGTTTCATCTGCCGTAACATAATCCTGCTGTAACACCTTTTGGCAGATGGCTCTATAGATATTTTCCAGTACGTCTGCGCTTCTGGCAATCAGCTTGTTTGCCGTGGCTTTCCTTAGTGTGAACCCACTGTCGGCAAAGTATTTGACGATTCGCTCCACCGGCATGGAATAGATATACCGCAACTGCAGTAGACCTGCTGCAAAAGAAGATGTATAGGATGAGTTTAGCAGCAATGCTGGTGGGGTCTTTCCTGGATACAGGACATTTCCATCCGTATAAGTGTTGATGTGATATACGGTCTTGATGAACTTGATGGGCTCCATGCTGTAACGCACACAGGTGCGGGTGCCATAGATGCGCAGCGTCTTCAAAAGTTCCGCATCCATGTCTGGATTAACCGTAACATGTTTCTCCTCCATCTCATAATG
This is a stretch of genomic DNA from Segatella hominis. It encodes these proteins:
- the tnpC gene encoding IS66 family transposase; this translates as MTKDEIIVLLKEQLQLANDTVSSLTIQVGELIERIKSLEEQLVQKGIAIDKANRQNRALGKLVSGKKSERQEKCLQDSMTQEEFDRKKKEQAEKRKERKNNGAKRDMHYEMEEKHVTVNPDMDAELLKTLRIYGTRTCVRYSMEPIKFIKTVYHINTYTDGNVLYPGKTPPALLLNSSYTSSFAAGLLQLRYIYSMPVERIVKYFADSGFTLRKATANKLIARSADVLENIYRAICQKVLQQDYVTADETYHKVLLTRVKPTDNGSKKGYLWAVSAPKLGLVFFVYEAGSRSEQIILDVFSDYKGTVQSDAYAPYRKLESDAYPDIMRIACLQHVKRNFIDCGKNDKDAQEVAGIINRFYQEDKKHKVGVNGWTIEKHLAYRQSYAPDILQDLLEKLEELSSRKDLLPKSPLAQAVGYALNEYNAICDIFKRGDTALDNNYIERIQRYISLSRRNSLFFGSHEGARRGAILYSIAISCKMNGINLFEYISDVIEKTVEWQPNTPLEKYRDLLPDRWKKQ